From the genome of Bosea sp. Tri-49, one region includes:
- a CDS encoding TonB-dependent receptor: MGRPNCAFRLLATTALAAAASLPVADLAFAQSTIELDEITVTARKRNERLWDVPFTVDAQTRQQLDEKRAYDAPSALKDVAGVYMPGFGDRSTSFLIMRGVGPILFPLGPDDSSALTFVDGTPLPIGSSNANYLDLERVEVLKGPQSTLFGRNTTGGAVNLVPMLPDETWKGYLRAEYGTQNHRMLEGAIGGPLIKDKLGARLAFRLRGIDGYVNNVVGPDLGREQSATGRLTLRVTPTDRTTWTLTGSADGTDGVPVYYTLKGDGFPIVAAQNLARESVTSYALQSKFEHSFEHFTFTSQTSYNTIRSDLTYNGADFFLGSRISGLPTSAFGNIAGNYFDRNTDQNRFTQELRLSSNAGDKLQWVAGASYYRDEAKLFSARNVFVYGPPVTGFDNLHQTTTGQAVFGEATYPVLDRLKLSLGGRYTREQKDYDGQFYSDGTPSTVPVFAEAGKKDYNFWTGRASLSYEWSDKFTSYASISRGYKSGGFGTFNSLMWAGVPRTPYDSSSTIAYELGSRGSFLDDKLKVSAALFYNDVSKEQILTYDLQNFAQRSLNLDTQSYGVELDASWRVNDNWEIAGGLTCTSTEITDVPAAAAATQPGLKKGNQLPQVPEWAGKASVTYRTPLGTLGIAAFGPANLLARVGYNYIGPRYSEAGNLSKLKAVHLLSARLGLEWEKGEAYIFGENLLDKRYVTFAQPYGTSVLSGAPVYGAVYARGATIGAGTSLKF; encoded by the coding sequence ATGGGCCGCCCTAACTGCGCTTTCCGCCTGCTCGCGACCACGGCGCTTGCCGCTGCCGCCTCGCTTCCGGTCGCCGATCTCGCCTTCGCCCAGAGCACGATCGAGCTCGACGAAATCACCGTGACCGCACGCAAACGCAATGAGCGGCTCTGGGACGTGCCCTTCACCGTCGACGCCCAGACCCGCCAGCAGCTCGACGAGAAGCGCGCCTATGACGCCCCGTCCGCACTGAAGGATGTCGCTGGCGTCTATATGCCGGGCTTCGGCGATCGCTCGACCTCGTTCCTGATCATGCGCGGCGTCGGGCCGATCCTGTTCCCGCTCGGCCCCGACGATTCCTCGGCCCTGACCTTCGTCGACGGCACGCCGCTGCCGATCGGCTCCTCCAATGCCAACTATCTCGACCTCGAGCGCGTCGAGGTGCTGAAGGGGCCTCAGAGCACGCTATTCGGCCGCAATACCACCGGCGGCGCGGTCAACCTCGTGCCGATGCTGCCCGATGAGACCTGGAAGGGCTACCTGCGGGCCGAGTACGGCACGCAGAACCACCGCATGCTCGAGGGCGCGATCGGCGGCCCGCTGATCAAGGACAAGCTCGGCGCCCGCCTCGCCTTCCGCCTGCGGGGCATCGACGGCTACGTCAACAATGTCGTCGGCCCCGATCTCGGCCGCGAGCAGAGCGCCACGGGTCGCCTGACGCTGCGCGTCACGCCGACGGACCGGACGACCTGGACGCTCACCGGCAGTGCCGACGGCACGGATGGCGTGCCGGTCTACTACACGCTGAAGGGCGACGGCTTCCCGATCGTGGCGGCGCAGAATCTCGCGCGTGAATCGGTGACGAGCTATGCGCTGCAGTCGAAGTTCGAGCACAGCTTCGAGCACTTCACCTTCACCTCGCAGACCTCCTACAACACGATCCGCTCCGACCTGACTTATAACGGCGCCGACTTCTTCCTCGGCAGCCGCATCAGCGGCCTGCCGACCAGCGCCTTCGGCAATATTGCCGGCAATTACTTCGACCGGAATACCGATCAGAACCGCTTTACCCAGGAGTTGCGCCTGAGCTCGAACGCGGGCGACAAGCTGCAATGGGTGGCCGGCGCCTCCTATTACCGCGACGAGGCGAAGCTGTTCTCGGCCCGCAATGTCTTCGTCTACGGACCGCCGGTCACGGGCTTCGACAACCTGCACCAGACCACGACCGGCCAGGCGGTCTTCGGCGAGGCGACCTATCCGGTGCTCGACCGGCTGAAACTCTCGCTCGGCGGCCGCTATACCCGCGAGCAGAAGGACTATGACGGCCAGTTCTACAGCGACGGCACGCCCAGCACGGTCCCGGTCTTCGCCGAAGCCGGCAAGAAGGACTATAATTTCTGGACCGGCCGCGCCTCGCTCTCCTATGAATGGAGCGACAAGTTCACCAGCTATGCCAGCATCTCGCGCGGCTACAAGAGCGGCGGTTTCGGCACCTTCAACTCGCTGATGTGGGCTGGCGTGCCGCGCACCCCTTACGATTCCTCGAGCACGATCGCCTACGAGCTCGGCAGCCGCGGCTCCTTCCTCGATGACAAGCTGAAGGTCTCGGCGGCGCTGTTCTACAACGATGTCAGCAAGGAGCAGATCCTTACCTACGATCTGCAGAACTTCGCCCAACGCTCGCTCAACCTTGATACGCAGAGCTATGGCGTCGAGCTCGATGCGAGCTGGCGCGTCAACGACAACTGGGAGATCGCCGGTGGCCTGACCTGCACCTCGACCGAGATCACCGACGTGCCGGCCGCTGCAGCCGCGACGCAGCCCGGCCTGAAGAAAGGCAACCAGCTGCCGCAGGTGCCGGAATGGGCCGGCAAGGCCTCGGTGACCTATCGCACGCCACTCGGCACGCTCGGTATTGCGGCCTTCGGCCCGGCGAACCTGCTCGCCCGCGTCGGCTACAACTATATCGGCCCGCGCTATTCGGAAGCCGGCAACCTCTCCAAGCTCAAGGCGGTGCACCTGCTCTCGGCCCGGCTCGGCCTCGAATGGGAGAAGGGCGAGGCCTACATCTTCGGCGAGAACCTGCTCGACAAGCGCTACGTCACTTTCGCTCAGCCCTACGGCACCAGCGTGCTGAGCGGCGCGCCGGTCTACGGCGCGGTCTATGCCCGCGGCGCGACGATCGGCGCCGGCACCTCGCTGAAGTTCTGA
- a CDS encoding SOS response-associated peptidase → MCNLYSHTRNVEAMRKLFAPFNDGGANFANLPPQPGIFPDYEAPIIRNEDGEARLAMTRWGMPSSKKALLDAATRRADRLRAKNKPVDFDLLLRMEPDSGTTNVRNTSSSHWKRWLDVPNRCLVPFTSFSEFNRDAGGDVWFAFGEHRPTAFFAGIWAPQWTSVRKVKKGEETADLFAFLTTDPNAEVAPIHPKAMPVILTTPEECAAWMTAPWEQAKALQRPLPNGMLEIVAHGVKKDDPTDPALFPAVKPPAQGDLF, encoded by the coding sequence ATGTGTAATCTCTACAGCCACACCCGCAACGTAGAGGCAATGCGCAAGCTGTTCGCCCCGTTCAACGATGGCGGTGCAAATTTCGCCAACCTGCCGCCCCAGCCCGGCATCTTCCCTGATTACGAGGCGCCTATCATCCGCAATGAGGATGGCGAGGCGCGCCTGGCGATGACGCGCTGGGGCATGCCGTCATCGAAGAAGGCGCTGCTCGATGCCGCGACGAGGCGCGCCGACAGGCTACGAGCGAAGAACAAGCCAGTCGACTTCGACCTGCTGCTGCGCATGGAGCCCGATAGCGGCACGACCAACGTGCGCAACACCTCAAGCTCGCATTGGAAGCGCTGGCTCGACGTGCCGAACCGTTGCCTGGTGCCTTTCACCAGCTTCAGCGAGTTCAACCGCGACGCCGGCGGCGATGTCTGGTTCGCATTCGGCGAGCACCGCCCCACTGCCTTCTTCGCCGGGATTTGGGCGCCGCAATGGACCAGCGTACGCAAGGTGAAGAAAGGGGAGGAGACCGCAGACCTCTTCGCCTTTCTCACGACCGATCCGAACGCCGAGGTAGCGCCGATTCACCCCAAGGCCATGCCAGTGATCCTGACGACACCGGAGGAGTGCGCCGCCTGGATGACGGCACCCTGGGAGCAGGCGAAGGCGCTGCAACGACCGCTGCCCAACGGGATGCTTGAGATCGTCGCGCATGGCGTGAAGAAAGATGATCCGACCGACCCGGCGCTGTTCCCAGCGGTCAAGCCGCCAGCCCAAGGCGACCTGTTCTGA
- a CDS encoding ATP-binding protein yields the protein MSTVAESASAPDLPAEFPMSVQGGMLEALGINMYTTIGKCLVEFVANAFDGDAKQVNITIPIEAIGEARAKLRALAKAEVADGKRDPFKVLLTPLPNEITVIVEDDGHGMSPHEIEHKFLPLNRKRRDDGTGNETVLKTESGGRNVMGRKGLGKLAGFGAAVTVTIRTKRRGENYATTFVMDYGQIEHAVDLANIRIPASYEYGLDPEAQGTRIILSGLKADAVKHSLDTIRHTIGEAFFGIEPTQMAVRINSEIVEAPAPTYEFIYPEGMSRGDLSEAVLNIDGIIELPVQFIVGFRPRGEHLPVSQRGARIYCNGRLAAGPSLFDLPTGMHNFHSQSYMECIVRADEVDRHGVDLVNTNRTQLRQDNEVVRALIAFVEDQMRIALAHHARWREGVAEEQLDSAEETQSYVRVLERLPTKTRASARKMLRTLGSMHGYASEEFRELAPLMIDTMNAGDVLIRLTELGHDPKSLTVIAGHLAELADIEKNDALKLYRGRRSAITALTTLIDRGEYELWKKKGIEKSLHTILKDDPWLIKAEYSRYLTSDHDLTKVSTALAKHLGVDEFAALEDSTRPDLVFVMADSAAPHVLNVVELKSPSIPLDNEHLTQLETYMAKLSNYAVTELGRPLTVHGFLIGAMPDAQKPTDSQFLLLEKIKNVQPGTKWAVLGVRQLLERAMATHLDAIRSLEQDLDEHEADSKQRNAAVPLPLILTDETSIRARDRPARVTPSLGGG from the coding sequence ATGAGCACAGTCGCCGAATCCGCATCTGCTCCCGATCTGCCCGCCGAATTCCCTATGAGCGTGCAAGGAGGCATGCTCGAGGCGCTCGGCATCAACATGTATACGACCATCGGCAAATGCCTGGTCGAGTTTGTCGCGAATGCCTTCGATGGCGATGCCAAGCAGGTCAACATCACCATCCCGATCGAGGCGATCGGTGAGGCGCGTGCGAAGCTGCGCGCGCTGGCTAAGGCGGAGGTAGCCGACGGCAAGCGCGATCCTTTCAAGGTGTTGCTGACGCCGCTGCCGAACGAAATCACCGTGATCGTCGAGGACGATGGGCACGGCATGTCGCCGCACGAGATCGAACACAAGTTCCTGCCGCTAAACCGCAAGCGGCGAGACGACGGGACGGGCAATGAGACTGTGCTGAAGACCGAAAGCGGCGGTCGCAATGTCATGGGCCGCAAAGGCCTGGGCAAACTAGCCGGCTTTGGTGCTGCGGTTACGGTCACGATCCGCACGAAGCGCCGTGGAGAAAACTACGCGACGACCTTCGTTATGGACTATGGGCAGATCGAGCACGCCGTGGATCTGGCCAACATCCGCATCCCAGCGAGCTACGAATATGGACTCGACCCGGAAGCGCAGGGTACGCGCATCATCCTTTCCGGGCTTAAAGCGGATGCGGTCAAGCATTCACTCGACACAATCCGGCATACCATCGGCGAAGCTTTTTTTGGCATTGAGCCGACTCAGATGGCCGTTCGCATCAACAGCGAAATCGTCGAGGCGCCAGCGCCGACTTACGAGTTTATTTATCCCGAAGGTATGTCGCGCGGCGACCTGTCCGAGGCCGTGCTTAACATCGATGGCATCATCGAGCTTCCGGTCCAGTTCATTGTCGGGTTTCGCCCACGTGGCGAACATCTGCCAGTCTCGCAAAGAGGTGCTCGAATCTACTGCAACGGCAGGCTCGCTGCCGGCCCGTCGCTATTCGACTTGCCCACCGGCATGCACAACTTCCACAGCCAGAGCTACATGGAATGCATTGTGCGCGCCGATGAGGTCGATCGGCACGGTGTCGATTTGGTCAATACCAACCGGACGCAGCTTCGGCAGGATAATGAGGTCGTGCGGGCGCTGATCGCCTTCGTCGAAGACCAGATGCGCATCGCGCTTGCGCACCATGCTCGGTGGCGCGAAGGAGTTGCTGAGGAGCAGCTCGATAGCGCCGAAGAGACCCAATCCTACGTTCGCGTTCTTGAGCGTTTGCCTACCAAGACAAGGGCTTCGGCGCGCAAGATGCTTCGCACATTGGGCTCTATGCACGGCTATGCGAGCGAAGAATTTCGCGAGCTAGCGCCCTTAATGATCGACACGATGAATGCCGGCGATGTTCTTATTCGGTTGACCGAGCTCGGGCACGATCCCAAGTCGCTAACGGTTATCGCCGGCCATCTCGCAGAGCTTGCCGACATCGAGAAGAACGATGCGCTGAAACTCTATCGCGGGCGGCGCAGTGCTATCACCGCGCTGACGACTTTGATTGATCGCGGCGAGTATGAGCTTTGGAAAAAAAAGGGCATCGAAAAGAGCCTACACACGATCCTTAAGGACGATCCTTGGCTCATTAAAGCGGAATACTCACGATACCTGACCAGCGATCATGACCTTACAAAAGTCTCGACTGCTCTTGCTAAGCACCTGGGCGTCGACGAATTCGCAGCGTTAGAAGATTCGACTAGGCCAGATCTTGTTTTCGTCATGGCCGATAGTGCCGCTCCGCATGTACTAAACGTCGTTGAGCTCAAGAGCCCCAGCATCCCGCTCGACAATGAGCATCTGACCCAACTCGAAACCTATATGGCGAAACTGTCTAACTATGCGGTGACAGAATTAGGTCGTCCACTCACTGTTCACGGGTTTCTGATCGGTGCGATGCCTGACGCGCAGAAGCCAACCGATAGCCAGTTTCTTCTGCTAGAAAAGATCAAGAACGTGCAACCTGGAACTAAGTGGGCAGTACTCGGTGTACGCCAGCTTCTCGAACGTGCGATGGCGACACATCTGGATGCCATTCGGTCCTTGGAGCAGGATCTCGATGAGCATGAGGCGGACTCAAAACAGAGGAATGCTGCTGTGCCTCTGCCGCTGATTCTGACCGACGAAACATCTATCCGTGCTCGCGATCGCCCAGCCCGCGTTACCCCCTCCCTCGGGGGGGGGTAG
- a CDS encoding DNA cytosine methyltransferase — translation MIMARMERSVAPTFIDLFAGAGLFSAGMMRAGFNPVLAIDLDREAVASYCRNVSPCAVRGSVTDATAVPKADVLIAGPPCQGFSTLGRRDPTDIRNDLSLAILPWIEAASPSLVVVENVPPFLRSAQWRRLARRLGSLGFRIQTWELEAFEFGTPQLRRRAFTVASRIGTVPRPQAGSLRISAGDALFAPIVPDDPMHRWPTPAGIAAERIVLVPPNGDKRDIMRDRPDLCPPSWARVGCQATDVWGRINPSEPANTLRCTFQNPSKGRYLHPFENRCLSLREGARLQGVPDSWIFEGKNYPVARQIGNGVPIPLATAVAVSLAQVFSQHRDLVDKAA, via the coding sequence ATGATCATGGCAAGGATGGAGCGATCCGTGGCGCCGACGTTCATCGACCTGTTCGCCGGAGCCGGGCTTTTCAGTGCGGGGATGATGCGGGCGGGGTTCAATCCCGTGCTGGCCATCGATCTGGACCGGGAGGCTGTTGCGTCCTACTGCCGCAACGTCTCACCCTGCGCAGTTCGCGGCTCGGTCACGGATGCGACCGCCGTTCCGAAGGCGGACGTCCTCATCGCTGGCCCCCCTTGCCAAGGCTTCAGCACTCTCGGCAGGCGCGATCCCACGGACATCAGAAATGATCTTAGCTTGGCGATCCTGCCGTGGATCGAGGCCGCCTCTCCGTCGCTCGTAGTCGTCGAGAATGTCCCGCCATTTCTGAGGTCCGCGCAATGGCGTCGCCTGGCGCGGCGGCTTGGATCTTTAGGATTTCGGATCCAAACTTGGGAATTGGAAGCGTTTGAATTCGGCACGCCCCAGCTGCGGCGGCGCGCTTTTACCGTCGCCTCTCGGATCGGCACGGTCCCACGTCCGCAGGCGGGCAGCCTGCGTATCTCTGCGGGCGACGCGCTTTTCGCGCCAATTGTCCCCGACGATCCAATGCACCGTTGGCCAACGCCCGCGGGTATCGCCGCGGAGCGGATTGTTCTTGTACCGCCCAATGGCGATAAGCGCGACATCATGCGCGATCGGCCGGACCTTTGCCCGCCGTCTTGGGCGCGGGTCGGGTGTCAGGCGACCGACGTCTGGGGGCGGATCAATCCGTCCGAGCCGGCAAATACTTTGCGCTGCACCTTTCAAAATCCCTCCAAGGGCCGCTATCTGCATCCCTTCGAAAACCGCTGCCTGTCGCTTCGTGAGGGTGCGCGTCTGCAAGGTGTGCCAGACAGTTGGATCTTCGAGGGTAAGAACTATCCGGTCGCCCGCCAGATCGGCAACGGCGTTCCAATCCCGCTCGCGACCGCCGTTGCCGTTTCCCTAGCGCAAGTTTTCTCCCAGCACCGCGATCTTGTCGACAAGGCCGCATAA
- a CDS encoding deoxynucleotide monophosphate kinase — MMLAADQSAVIGFCGLAGSGKTTLAEYLVEHHGFVRVPFAGPLKAMAAAFGLTPAEMSGSLKEEPCEALCGKTPRQFMQLLGTEFGRQMLGPDLWVNAWRRAVARHLEEALVDDRPLRIVCDDVRFANEAAPIRALGGRVVMLLRRGAGSKSGFSHPSEALDFLPDKCVGNDREIQMALEEALA; from the coding sequence ATGATGTTGGCAGCTGATCAAAGCGCAGTCATCGGGTTCTGCGGGCTCGCCGGCAGCGGCAAGACCACGCTGGCGGAGTATCTCGTTGAGCACCACGGCTTCGTCCGCGTGCCGTTCGCCGGCCCGCTCAAGGCGATGGCGGCGGCTTTCGGGCTCACCCCAGCCGAGATGTCCGGATCGCTCAAGGAAGAACCCTGCGAAGCGCTCTGCGGCAAGACGCCAAGGCAGTTCATGCAGCTGCTCGGCACCGAGTTCGGCCGCCAGATGCTGGGGCCGGATCTCTGGGTCAACGCCTGGCGCCGGGCCGTGGCGCGGCACCTGGAGGAAGCCCTGGTCGACGACAGGCCCCTGCGGATCGTCTGCGACGATGTCCGCTTCGCTAATGAGGCGGCACCAATCCGAGCGCTCGGCGGTCGGGTGGTCATGCTGTTGCGGCGAGGTGCTGGCTCGAAGAGCGGCTTCAGTCATCCGAGCGAGGCGCTCGACTTCCTGCCGGACAAATGCGTGGGGAATGACCGCGAGATCCAGATGGCGCTTGAAGAGGCGCTCGCATGA
- a CDS encoding N-acetylmuramidase family protein — protein MTLKFNGPAKRLEDIDLPRIGAMIGVGEDEVHAFIEVETRGGGFDVQNRPKILFEPHVFYRNLPAGARRDQAVKASLACKSWGQLPYGKESEQYPKLLRALLIDETAALKACSWGLGQVLGENHVAAGYETVQAMVADFTLDEDNHLEAAIRFIKANGLDDELRRHDWAAFARGYNGPGYKKNGYDTKLAAAFAKWKRIRDTPWTGDLPAAPAKLPPLNAPPAAAPLPPPLDMAASGDDAAPPPGFVARMLAGFRGAIGA, from the coding sequence ATGACGCTGAAGTTCAACGGTCCGGCCAAGCGGCTGGAGGATATCGATTTGCCGCGCATCGGCGCGATGATCGGCGTCGGCGAAGACGAGGTGCATGCCTTCATCGAGGTCGAGACGCGGGGAGGGGGCTTCGACGTTCAGAACCGTCCGAAGATCCTGTTCGAGCCGCATGTCTTCTATCGCAACCTGCCCGCGGGCGCTCGCCGCGACCAGGCGGTCAAGGCCTCGCTCGCCTGCAAGAGCTGGGGCCAACTGCCCTATGGCAAGGAGAGCGAGCAATATCCAAAGCTGCTGCGGGCGCTGCTGATCGACGAGACGGCGGCGCTCAAGGCCTGCTCCTGGGGGCTCGGCCAGGTGCTCGGCGAGAACCATGTCGCCGCCGGCTACGAGACCGTGCAGGCGATGGTCGCGGACTTCACGCTCGACGAGGACAACCACCTCGAGGCCGCGATCCGCTTCATCAAGGCGAACGGGCTCGACGACGAGCTCCGCCGGCATGATTGGGCCGCCTTTGCCCGCGGCTATAACGGCCCCGGCTACAAGAAGAACGGCTACGATACGAAGCTGGCCGCCGCCTTTGCGAAGTGGAAGCGGATCAGGGATACGCCCTGGACCGGCGACCTTCCGGCTGCCCCAGCGAAGCTGCCGCCGCTGAACGCGCCGCCCGCCGCCGCGCCGCTGCCGCCGCCGCTCGACATGGCTGCATCCGGTGATGATGCCGCTCCTCCGCCCGGCTTCGTCGCCCGCATGCTCGCCGGCTTCCGCGGCGCCATTGGAGCCTGA
- a CDS encoding DUF4376 domain-containing protein yields MFNPRDWYWLAADGRLFGSGRGGLVADAENDAAYAAWRDLGRSATPWPSDAEGEQTTAALQEVLAPFGLFADLVAYAADRRWSKEVGGLTVAGVPIATDDRSKVMIIGARVAAEADAGWSTTWHGADGGTYPVDAAAMLVISDAIQAHVNQSFATFAAVKADIEAGEITTAAEVDAAFA; encoded by the coding sequence ATGTTTAACCCGCGCGATTGGTACTGGCTCGCCGCCGACGGCCGGCTATTCGGATCGGGGCGCGGCGGGCTCGTCGCGGATGCCGAAAATGATGCCGCGTATGCTGCTTGGCGGGATCTCGGCCGCTCCGCCACTCCCTGGCCGTCCGACGCCGAGGGCGAGCAGACCACCGCCGCCCTGCAGGAAGTGCTCGCGCCCTTCGGCCTCTTCGCCGATCTCGTCGCCTATGCCGCCGATCGGCGCTGGAGCAAGGAAGTTGGGGGACTGACTGTCGCCGGCGTTCCAATCGCCACCGATGATCGCAGCAAGGTCATGATCATCGGCGCGCGCGTCGCTGCCGAGGCAGACGCTGGCTGGTCGACCACCTGGCATGGAGCCGACGGCGGCACCTATCCAGTCGACGCAGCGGCGATGCTCGTGATCAGCGATGCCATCCAGGCGCACGTCAACCAGAGCTTCGCCACCTTCGCGGCCGTGAAGGCCGATATCGAAGCCGGCGAGATCACCACGGCGGCAGAGGTCGACGCCGCGTTCGCCTGA
- a CDS encoding DUF2313 domain-containing protein: protein MAVTTGCHSDEQLAQSLAAHRPRGDAWRHGGFDALDGSGMGAFFAGLGAAFGPLDRRVCDMVDQFFCSTATETLDIWAREYGVPDGCDPFADICEKVNAVGDTIPAYAEAAALRRGWSITIAEEFTTLVEDCCMGMGLMGTMIMGAAQGVTWRIVIDRAKSPAYQVPASTGPIMGLMLMADALDCDPDNEGLRCLIRRIAPAHADLVFETIN, encoded by the coding sequence ATGGCCGTGACGACGGGCTGCCATAGCGACGAGCAGCTGGCGCAATCGCTCGCCGCGCATCGGCCGCGCGGCGATGCTTGGCGCCATGGCGGCTTCGACGCGCTCGACGGCTCCGGCATGGGCGCCTTCTTTGCGGGCTTGGGCGCCGCCTTCGGCCCACTCGACCGGCGCGTCTGCGACATGGTCGACCAGTTCTTCTGCTCGACGGCAACCGAGACGCTCGACATCTGGGCGCGCGAATACGGCGTGCCCGATGGCTGCGACCCCTTCGCCGACATCTGCGAGAAGGTGAACGCCGTCGGCGACACCATTCCCGCCTATGCCGAGGCCGCAGCGCTGCGGCGCGGCTGGTCGATCACCATCGCAGAGGAATTCACGACCCTGGTCGAAGATTGCTGCATGGGCATGGGCCTGATGGGCACCATGATCATGGGAGCTGCGCAGGGTGTGACCTGGCGCATCGTGATCGACCGCGCCAAGTCGCCGGCCTATCAGGTCCCCGCGTCAACCGGCCCGATCATGGGCCTGATGCTGATGGCCGACGCGCTCGACTGCGACCCCGACAATGAAGGGCTGCGCTGCCTGATCAGGCGGATTGCGCCGGCCCATGCCGACCTCGTCTTCGAAACCATCAACTAA
- a CDS encoding baseplate J/gp47 family protein, with protein MTWQIKTIDEHVTDTVRAFDAKLPGADAALQRNNLRPTAKVIAAGHFNLERFIAWGVDQKFILTCAPEQLDRHGAEMKPPVPRKKATQARGRVTVSATGPATLSGGAVLVRSDGQSFTADAGVVLAGAGTAEVAVTASLSGGDGNTAAGAALSASSGLTGPATFAVTAGGIGGGADVEEHEPYRSRLLFAKAYPEHGGAAPDWYRYTLAVPGVTRAFIEPLGHGRGTVVIYPFFDLTRQNGIPLESDRLIVEAALRSTGPGAGLPIVRIAEAVPVNMAFSGLYPNTPEVQQAVAAEIATTFFRNSRVAGNAEPHPSMPFLCVPEIFSRSWLWQAAANASGEQRHVVVTPASDISLSSGQTAVPGTLAFS; from the coding sequence ATGACCTGGCAGATCAAGACCATCGACGAGCACGTCACCGATACGGTGCGCGCCTTCGACGCCAAGCTTCCGGGCGCCGACGCCGCCCTGCAGCGCAACAATCTGCGCCCGACAGCCAAGGTGATCGCCGCCGGGCATTTCAACCTCGAGCGTTTCATCGCCTGGGGCGTCGACCAGAAGTTCATCCTGACCTGCGCGCCCGAGCAGCTCGATCGCCATGGCGCCGAGATGAAGCCACCGGTGCCGCGCAAGAAGGCGACGCAGGCCAGGGGGCGCGTAACCGTTTCGGCGACAGGCCCCGCCACCCTCTCGGGCGGTGCTGTGCTGGTGCGCTCCGACGGGCAGTCATTTACCGCCGATGCCGGCGTCGTGCTGGCCGGTGCGGGGACGGCCGAAGTCGCAGTGACGGCGAGCCTGTCCGGCGGAGATGGCAATACCGCTGCAGGGGCCGCGCTGTCGGCGAGTTCGGGCCTGACCGGACCTGCGACCTTCGCGGTCACGGCTGGCGGCATCGGCGGCGGCGCAGATGTCGAGGAGCACGAGCCCTATCGCTCCCGCCTGCTCTTCGCCAAGGCCTATCCCGAGCATGGCGGCGCAGCGCCGGACTGGTATCGCTACACGCTCGCCGTGCCTGGCGTGACCCGGGCCTTCATCGAGCCGCTCGGCCATGGCCGCGGGACGGTCGTTATCTATCCCTTCTTCGACCTGACGCGGCAAAACGGCATTCCGCTGGAGAGCGATCGCCTGATCGTCGAGGCTGCCTTGCGTTCAACGGGGCCGGGAGCCGGGCTGCCGATCGTCAGGATTGCCGAGGCGGTGCCGGTCAACATGGCCTTCTCCGGCCTCTATCCGAATACACCGGAGGTGCAGCAGGCCGTCGCGGCGGAGATCGCGACGACCTTTTTTCGCAACTCCCGCGTCGCCGGCAACGCCGAGCCGCATCCCTCCATGCCCTTCCTCTGCGTCCCCGAGATCTTCTCGCGCTCCTGGCTCTGGCAGGCGGCGGCCAATGCCTCCGGCGAGCAGCGGCATGTCGTGGTCACGCCCGCCAGCGATATCAGCCTCTCTAGCGGCCAGACCGCCGTGCCCGGCACGCTCGCCTTCTCCTGA
- a CDS encoding phage GP46 family protein translates to MTYPINLPKRGREPALFWSTFWDDEHLLGDWRVAPAGDPVNPGGLDATDQLASAIYISLFTDRKAPEGWRPEVEDRRGWWGDEVAPEGEQTYELGSHLWLLRNEVSTEENAIDAKLYAQEALAWLIDERVAASVTVESGLIEQPLRGIWLHILITDRQGEIAFDKRFARLWREIL, encoded by the coding sequence ATGACCTATCCGATCAACCTGCCGAAGCGCGGGCGCGAGCCGGCGTTGTTCTGGTCGACCTTCTGGGACGACGAGCATCTGCTCGGTGACTGGCGTGTCGCGCCAGCCGGCGATCCGGTCAATCCCGGCGGCCTCGATGCTACCGATCAGCTCGCCAGCGCCATCTACATCTCGCTCTTCACCGATCGGAAGGCACCGGAAGGCTGGCGCCCCGAAGTCGAGGACCGGCGCGGCTGGTGGGGCGATGAAGTCGCGCCGGAAGGTGAGCAAACCTACGAGCTCGGCAGCCATCTCTGGCTGCTGCGCAACGAGGTTTCGACCGAAGAGAATGCGATTGATGCCAAGCTTTATGCGCAGGAAGCGCTGGCCTGGCTGATCGACGAGCGCGTCGCCGCGAGCGTCACGGTCGAGAGCGGCCTGATCGAGCAGCCGCTTCGCGGCATCTGGCTGCACATCCTGATCACCGATCGCCAGGGCGAGATCGCCTTCGACAAGCGCTTCGCGCGGCTCTGGCGCGAGATCCTCTGA